The following coding sequences lie in one Pseudorca crassidens isolate mPseCra1 chromosome 2, mPseCra1.hap1, whole genome shotgun sequence genomic window:
- the LOC137209119 gene encoding LOW QUALITY PROTEIN: neuroblastoma breakpoint family member 4-like (The sequence of the model RefSeq protein was modified relative to this genomic sequence to represent the inferred CDS: substituted 1 base at 1 genomic stop codon) has protein sequence DLFWKEIEYEAFKDIIESVLGEKLLFEALRLAEKLAEKPTQAERTCDILTRSQARELTQLRRTLREVKDDSVLLQQHLKDLLTHNDLDNHQGQGFXERLTEGHRLAEHLAHKLSPAKGATVPDNIELLQGPLLTRDSTPALGMFFISFPVSCPKFVKMRKMNKHKRYSHLGNSELAGAGTILGWLSLTPHQTLCGQCTEHLLVSLSCPMAATLHLTYGRIVPSLFKGTALLVSLTLPMPPIKTRQGSLGSDPLCLIFCHPSPTWHSVELQEVEKKEVPQESQDECVLTPSILQGSSDCNQPYSDGKFAFDESEVDPAPDGACGCSHAEEDEIPTDLPSSLHICSPHLCRLRKVISEDSPYKYILLKSGKRIYYETQTSGGSGSLYPFLGPSHAFVTLTPVSGIWTQIRCDKLSSTLGGNLQEVFVRPSLDQMCLVTCNDLIFVFLYNVPGLPIPIQTKRQTCIYIRRGCFPGFTALSPNLEEDTVVTIYQLIPPAPFFVLKIALAIRVFCISIQIVKFFVPCLNLSVGNLTVLEEEEDQDLICSSPPDPTKLSLELLALEENEVQQDSLDECDLAGSIGHRLSDSCTPYTSASFQSDKREVSTVLDVNGDTWEDCHQRPLSFQGPGVQTSQAQLQKGTHMTNYLQLQLDQHFNCGHSKATLGLSSTIWGFTANPDSGSQGPLFLDKK, from the exons GATTTGTTTTGGAAGGAGATAG AGTATGAAGCATTTAAGGACATCATTGAATCTGTGCTGGGGGAGAAGCTGCTGTTTGAGGCACTGAGGCTAGCAGAGAAGCTGGCAGAGAAGCCCACGCAAGCTGAGAG GACATGTGATATCCTAACTCGAAGTCAGGCACGAGAGCTGACCCAGTTACGGCGGACATTACGGGAAGTGAAAGATGACTCTGTCCTACTTCAGCAGCACCTCAAGGACCTCCTCACCCACAACGACCTTGACAACCACCAGGGGCAGGGCTTCTAAGAGCGGCTGACTGAGGGACACAGGCTGGCAGAGCACCTTGCCCACAAGCTCAGCCCAGCTAAGGGGGCCACAGTACCTGATAACATTGAGCTGCTCCAAGGTCCCCTGCTCACAAGAGACTCCACACCTGCACTAGGAATGTTTTTTATCAGCTTTCCTGTTTCATGTCCC AAATTCGTGaagatgaggaagatgaacaAGCACAAGAGATACTCACATCTAGGTAACAGTGAACTAGCAGGAGCTG GTACCATACTGGGATGGTTGAGTCTCACTCCTCATCAGACGTTGTGTGGCCAGTGCACGGAGCACCTGCTGGtctccctctcctgccccatGGCAGCCACACTCCACCTCACGTACGGGAGGATAGTTCCTTCCCTCTTTAAGGGGACTGCCCTTTTGGTTTCTCTGACACTCCCGATGCCTCCCATCAAAACCAGGCAGGGCAGCTTGGGGTCGGATcctctttgtttaattttctgtcatccctctcccacctggcACAGCGTGGAGCTGCAGGAGGTTGAAAAGAAGGAAGTGCCTCAGGAATCCCAGGATGAATGTGTTTTGACTCCTTCAATTCTCCAAGGAAGTTCTGACTGCAACCAGCCTTACAGTGATGGCAAATTTGCATTTGATGAATCAGAAGTGGACCCTGCTCCGGATGGAGCCTGTGGTTGCTCCCATGCTGAAGAGGATGAAATTCCAACTGATCTCCCAAGTAGCCTCCATATTTGTTCCCCACACCTGTGTAGACTGAGGAAGGTCATCTCTGAAGATAGTCCCTATAAATACATCTTGCTTAAATCAGGGAAAAGGATCTATTATGAAACACAGACATCAGGTGGCTCAGGGAGCCTTTATCCCTTTCTAGGCCCCAGTCATGCCTTTGTCACCCTGACACCAGTGTCAGGCATTTGGACTCAAATCAGGTGTGACAAACTCTCATCCACCTTGGGTGGAAATCTACAGGAGGTGTTTGTCAGACCTAGTTTGGATCAAATGTGTCTTGTCACCTGCAATgacctaatttttgtttttttgtacaaTGTCCCTGGCCTTCCTATCCCTATCCAGACAAAACGGCAGACTTGCATATACATCAGGAGAGGTTGTTTCCCTGGTTTCACTGCTCTCAGTCCCA ACTTGGAAGAGGATACTGTGGTGACGATCTACCAG ctgattcctccagctccgtttttcgttctcaagattgctttggctattcgggtcttttgcatttccatccaaattgtgaaattttttgttccctGTCTGAATTTATCTGTAGGAAATCTTACTGTTCTTGAGGAAGAGGAAGACCAAGACCTTATCTGTTCTAG TCCTCCCGACCCCACAAAGCTCAGTCTGGAGCTGCTGGCGTTAGAAGAGAATGAAGTCCAGCAGGACTCACTGGATGAATGTGATTTGGCTGGTTCTATCGGCCATCGTCTGTCAGACTCCTGTACTCCTTACACAAGTGCCTCATTCCAATCGGATAAAAGGGAGGTCTCCACAGTTCTAGACGTAAATG GTGACACCTGGGAGGACTGTCACCAAAGGCCTTTGAGTTTCCAAGGCCCAGGGGTACAAACTTCACAAGCACAGCTGCAGAAAGGCACCCACATGACCAATTATCTGCAACTGCAGCTGGACCAGCATTTCAATTGTGGGCACAGCAAAGCCACACTTGGTCTTTCCTCCACCATCTGGGGCTTTACTGCCAACCCCGATTCTGGAAGCCAAGGACCACTCTTcctagataaaaaataa